A DNA window from Haloactinospora alba contains the following coding sequences:
- a CDS encoding helix-turn-helix domain-containing protein, which yields MELRRLRERTLKTGDEVADELGWSTSKVSRIENARLGISTKDLKALLDVLNVDEEHQSDLLDIGRETRKKGWWDGYADSILTEYANYISLEAAAASLRCYDALLINGLLQTADYAREAIRAALMEFAPPSEVDRRVEVRQTRQQRLTNEEPMRFWTVLDESALRRNVGGPAVLCEQYEHLLNLGSLHNVTIQVLPTERGAHPATAGTFALMEFTQHHGSDVVYIETMTSSLYVEDERSVYRYGVAFKQLLSQALSPEESAGFIARLRDETRS from the coding sequence ATGGAGCTGCGCCGATTGCGGGAACGCACGCTCAAGACCGGGGATGAGGTCGCAGATGAGCTGGGCTGGTCAACATCCAAGGTCAGCCGTATCGAAAACGCCCGGCTCGGTATCTCGACCAAGGACCTCAAAGCGTTGCTCGATGTGCTCAACGTAGATGAGGAGCACCAAAGCGACCTGCTAGATATCGGCAGGGAAACTCGAAAGAAGGGATGGTGGGATGGCTATGCGGACTCCATCCTCACCGAGTACGCCAACTACATCAGTCTGGAGGCCGCAGCTGCCTCCCTGCGCTGCTATGACGCTCTGCTTATCAACGGGCTTCTCCAAACTGCCGATTATGCCCGCGAAGCTATCCGCGCGGCTCTGATGGAGTTCGCACCACCCAGTGAAGTCGATCGCCGTGTGGAAGTGCGCCAGACCAGACAGCAACGGCTGACCAACGAAGAACCCATGCGCTTTTGGACAGTGCTCGATGAGTCCGCTCTCCGCCGCAACGTCGGCGGCCCCGCCGTGCTATGCGAACAGTACGAACACTTGCTGAACCTCGGTTCACTACACAACGTCACCATCCAAGTACTGCCTACCGAACGAGGTGCACATCCGGCCACCGCAGGTACTTTCGCGCTGATGGAGTTCACCCAGCATCATGGATCAGACGTGGTCTACATCGAGACAATGACCAGTAGCCTCTACGTTGAGGACGAACGCTCGGTTTACCGCTATGGAGTTGCCTTCAAGCAACTACTCTCCCAAGCCCTCAGTCCCGAAGAGTCGGCCGGCTTCATCGCCCGTCTGCGGGACGAGACCCGAAGCTGA
- a CDS encoding DUF397 domain-containing protein produces MTLLPHKEDAVWRKSSYSGEGANCVEAAATAGSAGQTDFLLRDSQHPHVSWLACSRVEWHAFVTGIKRGAFDR; encoded by the coding sequence ATGACCCTCCTCCCTCACAAAGAAGATGCAGTGTGGCGCAAGTCCAGCTACAGCGGAGAAGGCGCTAATTGTGTCGAGGCCGCCGCCACCGCGGGTTCCGCTGGTCAGACTGATTTCCTGCTACGCGACTCCCAGCACCCGCACGTTTCGTGGTTGGCCTGTTCCCGCGTGGAATGGCATGCCTTCGTCACCGGCATCAAAAGGGGTGCGTTCGACCGGTAG
- a CDS encoding ATP-binding protein, with the protein MTSDEERVDTSPYRGNPHNYTQGDPDTVVQAGAIHGDVNVTASSAGDVTIPRQLPMAVSGFVNRTVELSQLDTLVPAKDDTTGRTSGAVVISAIGGSPGVGKTTLALHWAHRMRYRYVDGDLYVNMRGHGPGPRLDASTALDSLLRTLEVPSERIPDDLDGRSALYRSRLDGKHMLILIDDAVSPEQVRPLLPASPTCLVLVTSRSTLSGLVAREGAQRMSLDTLTTEESLSLLRTHLGQQRLNAEPDMARALVAHCAHLPLALRILTERLLDRPDAPLADIAAELDAENERLDTLGITDDELSDVRAVFDSSYTALPSDAARMFRVLGVHPGIELDAASCAAAAGMPVKRTRALLDQLAGTHLLQRLGRERYRLHDLLRMYAAERFHAEEPVESQTEVIDKLARWYLASARNAVLAVMPNFRPVPDPEGQPSGELLTFDTAHAALAWFEQERPTLISTLRAAVDHELYELAWKLPVTLGVFFELHQHRHEDLDIHAIGLGAARSLDDRKGQARTLIGLADAQWMLDEIEQALETYVSALEAAREVGDGWTEGFALYQLGNLRWQRNRDSEAPTLIRHAIDAFRRAEDKRGEGMALLSLAAYEQSLGHHDTALEHCGTALTIFTDIADTWSAAWARCYRADALTSANQHRAAIAEYQTALPVFIDLADIDTEAITRIGLGRTHRVLGETDQARNHLGTALDLLRSVDDSRAEEIEAELAQLA; encoded by the coding sequence ATGACCAGCGACGAAGAGCGCGTGGATACGTCCCCCTACCGGGGAAACCCCCACAACTACACTCAAGGTGATCCGGACACCGTCGTGCAGGCTGGCGCTATCCACGGCGATGTAAACGTGACGGCGTCCTCGGCCGGGGATGTGACCATTCCTCGGCAGCTTCCCATGGCCGTCTCGGGGTTCGTTAACCGCACCGTCGAGCTTTCCCAGCTGGATACGCTGGTGCCAGCCAAAGACGACACGACCGGGCGCACCAGCGGCGCTGTGGTCATCTCCGCTATCGGCGGATCACCAGGCGTGGGCAAGACCACGCTGGCACTGCACTGGGCGCACCGGATGCGCTACCGATACGTCGACGGGGACCTGTACGTCAACATGCGCGGCCACGGACCCGGCCCGCGGTTGGACGCTTCCACCGCACTCGACTCGCTACTGCGGACCCTGGAGGTTCCCTCCGAGCGGATTCCCGATGACCTCGACGGCAGGTCCGCTCTCTACCGGTCCCGCCTCGACGGCAAGCACATGCTCATCCTCATCGACGACGCCGTGTCACCCGAGCAGGTGCGTCCACTGTTACCCGCTTCGCCAACCTGCCTGGTGCTGGTCACCAGCCGCAGCACCTTAAGCGGACTCGTGGCACGCGAGGGCGCGCAACGCATGTCCCTGGACACCCTCACCACCGAGGAATCACTCAGCCTGCTGCGCACCCACCTGGGCCAACAACGCCTCAACGCCGAACCCGACATGGCCCGCGCCCTCGTCGCACACTGCGCCCACCTCCCGCTGGCGCTACGCATCCTCACCGAACGCCTCCTCGACCGTCCCGATGCCCCGCTTGCCGACATCGCGGCCGAGCTGGACGCCGAGAACGAACGGCTCGACACGCTGGGCATCACGGACGACGAACTGAGTGACGTCCGAGCCGTGTTCGACTCCTCCTACACCGCCCTGCCTTCCGATGCCGCGCGAATGTTCCGCGTTCTCGGCGTGCACCCGGGAATCGAGCTGGACGCAGCATCCTGCGCCGCCGCAGCGGGCATGCCCGTGAAACGAACCCGCGCTCTGCTGGACCAGCTCGCCGGAACACACCTACTGCAACGTCTCGGTCGCGAACGCTACCGGCTACACGACCTGCTGCGGATGTATGCGGCCGAACGCTTCCACGCCGAGGAGCCCGTTGAGAGCCAGACCGAGGTCATCGACAAGCTCGCCCGCTGGTACCTGGCCAGCGCCCGCAACGCAGTGCTGGCGGTGATGCCGAACTTCCGCCCCGTTCCTGACCCCGAGGGCCAACCATCGGGGGAACTACTGACCTTCGACACCGCACACGCCGCGCTCGCGTGGTTCGAACAGGAACGCCCCACGCTGATCAGCACCCTGCGCGCGGCGGTCGACCACGAGCTGTACGAGCTGGCGTGGAAACTGCCTGTGACCCTCGGCGTCTTCTTCGAGCTACATCAGCACCGGCACGAGGATCTCGATATCCACGCGATCGGGCTCGGCGCGGCGCGCTCGCTCGATGACAGGAAGGGCCAAGCTCGTACCCTAATCGGACTCGCAGACGCCCAATGGATGCTTGACGAAATCGAACAAGCTTTGGAGACCTACGTTTCAGCGCTGGAGGCGGCTAGGGAGGTCGGTGACGGCTGGACCGAGGGGTTCGCTCTGTACCAACTCGGCAATCTCCGCTGGCAGCGGAATCGGGACAGCGAGGCTCCCACCCTCATCCGGCACGCCATTGACGCCTTCCGCCGGGCCGAGGACAAGCGCGGAGAGGGTATGGCCCTGCTGAGCCTGGCCGCCTACGAACAAAGCCTCGGTCATCACGACACGGCGCTGGAGCATTGCGGCACAGCGTTGACCATCTTCACCGACATCGCCGACACCTGGTCAGCGGCCTGGGCACGGTGCTACCGCGCCGACGCCCTCACCTCCGCGAACCAGCACCGCGCGGCCATCGCCGAGTATCAGACAGCACTACCCGTCTTCATCGACCTGGCCGACATCGACACCGAAGCCATCACCCGCATCGGCCTCGGGCGAACCCATCGCGTTTTGGGCGAGACCGACCAGGCCCGCAACCACCTCGGCACCGCCCTCGACCTGCTGCGCTCAGTCGACGACTCCCGAGCTGAGGAGATAGAAGCAGAACTGGCCCAACTGGCATGA
- the pglX gene encoding BREX-2 system adenine-specific DNA-methyltransferase PglX produces the protein MIDRAALLDDLKRQVRAAETDLAAQVKAVPEVAERLDNEYKRAHKLGRTAATPNSWLDERVTQVAVAWVLGTVFVRFAEDNHLISEPYLTGPDIERHDLARDRYAAYVDSDPDPTYRGWLLRAFTDLGAGDVGDLLFHRQRNPLFQIPLSHDGARALVEFWRERDEDGTLTHDFTDPLSEDGTQGWDTRFLGDLYQDLSENARSTYALLQTPEFVEEFILKRTMDPAVREFGYEQLRMIDPTCGSGHFVLSAFQKLLKLWAQRQPTREVHERVRAALNSVHGVDVNPFAVGIARFRLLVAAMAAANVRTFAEAGNYEWPIHLAVGDSLIKARQLEFGIQEANEQGELELVTDQKDELAEFSYATEDVHEHKGILEPGRYHVVVGNPPYIQVADKSLRKLYRELYSSCSGLYVLAVPFAQRFFELAKWGDAEGNGHGRVGQITANSFMKREFGTKLIEEYFAHKVELTEVIDTSGAYIPGHGTPTVILVGIPRGGKKRSPTIRTVRSVQGEPEAPENPEDGLVWNAIENQIDDPGSVSKWISVDDLERERYFSTQPWMLIDGGLELNEIVESSAASRLNSKSVRIGFVGMTHADEIMIRPTGAWPRYSKNFVLPVFAGDEVRDWGAWTENSSFFPYGDDGFLCSVPMKIQNSMILWPYRTNLGNRSTFGDKTYFARGRPWYEWHQLPKDQGASSWSITFAFVATHNQFVLDRGGKVFKQSAPVIKLREGASEEEHLQLLGLLNSSTACFWLKMVSYPKGGDPVGGDGARVSEHPWSDRYEFTGTKIEKFPLPSTYPTTLATELDSHAQQLASATPSAVAESGTPTAPALHEARANWEAMRAWMIALQEELDWQVYAIYNLHDEDLRVSNPEDIPKLALGERAFEIVLARQVEAGEASGEWFTRHGSTPITEIPSHWSESYRQVVQKRIEAIESSRAIGMVERPEYKRRWNTESWEAMQEKALRSWLLDRMENRAYWYDENDLPSLVSLSRLTDMLSRDGDFVAVAGIYAPRTELADVVAALITEEHVPFLPALRYKSTGMKKRADWEHVWDLQRQEDAAEDEPEKRKIRDSIPVPPKYTSADFLRSSYWKARGKLDVPKERFISYGSTTTATPELYGWAGWDHREQAQALATYFTNQALSTEEITPFLAGLLELQPWLEQWHNEFDITYSGTPAGFFANYRQQIQGEHGLTDDELRAWRPARAARGRRTAKR, from the coding sequence ATGATCGACCGCGCGGCATTGCTGGACGACCTGAAGCGCCAAGTGCGGGCGGCGGAGACCGACCTGGCCGCGCAGGTGAAAGCAGTTCCCGAGGTGGCGGAGCGGCTGGACAACGAGTACAAGCGCGCCCACAAGCTGGGCCGCACCGCCGCCACGCCGAACAGCTGGCTGGACGAGCGGGTCACCCAGGTCGCGGTGGCGTGGGTGCTGGGCACGGTGTTCGTCCGGTTCGCCGAGGATAACCACCTGATCAGTGAGCCCTACCTCACCGGCCCCGACATCGAGCGCCACGACCTGGCGCGGGACCGCTACGCGGCCTACGTGGACAGCGACCCCGATCCCACCTACCGCGGCTGGCTGCTGCGGGCGTTCACGGATCTCGGCGCGGGAGACGTTGGCGACCTGCTGTTCCACCGGCAACGCAACCCGCTGTTCCAGATCCCGCTGTCCCACGACGGCGCCCGCGCCCTGGTGGAGTTCTGGCGCGAGCGGGACGAGGACGGCACACTCACGCACGACTTCACCGACCCGCTGAGCGAAGACGGTACACAGGGCTGGGACACCCGGTTCCTGGGCGACCTGTACCAGGACCTGTCGGAGAACGCGCGAAGCACGTACGCGCTGCTGCAGACCCCGGAGTTCGTCGAGGAGTTCATCCTCAAGCGGACGATGGACCCGGCGGTGCGGGAGTTCGGCTACGAACAGCTGCGGATGATCGACCCGACCTGTGGGTCGGGGCACTTCGTGCTGAGCGCGTTCCAGAAACTGCTGAAGCTGTGGGCTCAGCGCCAGCCCACACGTGAGGTGCACGAGCGGGTGCGGGCGGCGCTGAACTCGGTGCACGGGGTGGACGTCAACCCGTTCGCGGTGGGGATCGCCCGGTTCCGGTTGCTGGTGGCGGCGATGGCGGCGGCCAACGTCCGGACCTTCGCCGAGGCGGGCAACTACGAGTGGCCGATCCACCTGGCGGTGGGAGACTCCCTGATCAAGGCCCGGCAGCTGGAATTCGGAATCCAGGAGGCGAATGAACAGGGCGAGTTGGAACTCGTCACCGACCAGAAGGACGAGCTAGCCGAGTTCTCGTATGCCACTGAGGACGTGCACGAGCACAAGGGCATCCTGGAACCGGGCCGCTACCACGTGGTGGTGGGAAACCCGCCGTATATTCAGGTCGCGGACAAGAGTCTTCGTAAGCTGTACCGGGAACTGTATAGTTCCTGTTCAGGGCTCTATGTTCTAGCAGTCCCCTTTGCGCAACGCTTTTTCGAGCTGGCCAAGTGGGGCGACGCCGAGGGGAACGGGCACGGCCGGGTCGGCCAGATCACCGCGAACTCCTTCATGAAGCGCGAGTTCGGCACTAAACTCATCGAGGAGTACTTCGCCCACAAGGTGGAGCTGACCGAGGTGATCGATACCTCGGGCGCCTACATCCCCGGTCATGGGACACCAACGGTGATTCTGGTCGGCATTCCGCGGGGAGGGAAGAAGCGGTCACCGACGATCCGGACCGTGCGAAGTGTCCAGGGCGAACCCGAGGCGCCGGAGAATCCAGAGGACGGGCTGGTCTGGAACGCCATCGAGAACCAGATCGACGATCCAGGGTCCGTAAGCAAGTGGATCTCCGTGGATGACTTGGAACGCGAGCGCTACTTTAGTACTCAGCCTTGGATGTTAATCGATGGCGGCCTTGAATTGAATGAAATAGTAGAATCCTCTGCTGCAAGTAGATTGAATTCCAAATCAGTCAGAATCGGTTTTGTTGGTATGACGCATGCTGACGAAATAATGATTCGTCCGACGGGGGCGTGGCCTCGCTATTCAAAAAACTTTGTTCTTCCTGTTTTTGCGGGCGATGAAGTGCGTGATTGGGGAGCATGGACTGAAAACTCATCTTTCTTTCCTTATGGCGACGATGGGTTTCTTTGTTCTGTTCCTATGAAGATTCAAAATTCTATGATTCTCTGGCCTTATCGTACGAATCTCGGAAACCGTTCTACGTTTGGTGATAAGACATACTTTGCTCGTGGTCGCCCTTGGTATGAATGGCATCAGCTTCCCAAGGATCAAGGAGCAAGTAGTTGGTCCATCACGTTTGCGTTTGTGGCTACGCATAACCAGTTTGTTCTGGACCGGGGTGGGAAGGTGTTCAAGCAGTCCGCTCCGGTTATCAAGTTGCGGGAGGGGGCGAGCGAGGAGGAGCATCTGCAGCTGCTTGGGCTGCTCAACAGTTCTACGGCCTGTTTCTGGCTCAAGATGGTGAGCTACCCAAAGGGTGGAGATCCTGTTGGTGGGGATGGGGCACGGGTAAGCGAACATCCTTGGTCCGATCGCTATGAATTCACCGGAACAAAAATAGAAAAGTTCCCCCTCCCCTCCACCTACCCCACTACCCTCGCCACCGAACTGGATTCCCACGCTCAGCAGCTCGCCTCGGCCACTCCCTCTGCCGTCGCCGAGTCCGGCACTCCCACCGCTCCCGCCCTCCACGAGGCGCGGGCCAACTGGGAGGCCATGCGGGCCTGGATGATCGCTCTCCAGGAGGAGTTGGACTGGCAGGTCTACGCCATCTACAACCTGCACGATGAGGACCTGCGCGTCTCGAACCCCGAGGACATTCCGAAACTCGCCCTGGGGGAGCGGGCGTTCGAGATCGTGCTTGCCCGTCAGGTCGAGGCGGGGGAAGCCTCGGGGGAGTGGTTCACTCGGCACGGGTCCACCCCCATCACCGAGATCCCGTCCCACTGGTCGGAGTCGTACCGGCAGGTGGTCCAGAAGCGGATCGAGGCCATCGAGTCCTCCCGTGCCATCGGAATGGTGGAGCGGCCGGAGTACAAGCGCCGCTGGAACACCGAGAGCTGGGAGGCTATGCAGGAGAAGGCGCTGCGGTCCTGGTTGCTGGACCGGATGGAGAACCGCGCGTACTGGTACGACGAGAACGACCTGCCGTCCCTGGTCAGCCTGTCCCGGCTCACCGACATGCTCTCCCGGGATGGGGACTTCGTTGCGGTCGCCGGGATTTACGCTCCCCGTACCGAGTTGGCGGACGTGGTCGCCGCGCTGATCACCGAGGAGCACGTCCCGTTCCTGCCCGCCCTGCGCTACAAGTCCACTGGCATGAAGAAACGCGCCGACTGGGAACACGTGTGGGACTTGCAGCGCCAGGAGGACGCCGCCGAAGACGAGCCCGAGAAACGAAAGATCCGGGACTCCATCCCGGTCCCGCCCAAGTACACCTCGGCGGACTTCCTGCGCTCCTCCTACTGGAAGGCGCGCGGAAAGCTGGACGTGCCCAAGGAGCGGTTCATCTCGTACGGCTCCACCACCACTGCCACCCCGGAGCTGTACGGCTGGGCGGGTTGGGACCACCGGGAGCAGGCCCAGGCGCTGGCGACCTACTTCACTAACCAGGCCCTGTCCACCGAGGAGATCACCCCGTTCCTCGCCGGACTGTTGGAGCTCCAGCCGTGGCTGGAGCAGTGGCACAACGAGTTCGACATCACCTACAGCGGCACCCCCGCCGGGTTCTTCGCCAATTACCGGCAACAGATCCAGGGTGAGCACGGTCTGACCGACGACGAGCTGCGGGCATGGCGCCCCGCCAGGGCCGCTCGCGGCCGGCGTACCGCGAAGAGGTAG